A window of Primulina huaijiensis isolate GDHJ02 chromosome 9, ASM1229523v2, whole genome shotgun sequence contains these coding sequences:
- the LOC140984674 gene encoding auxin-induced protein 15A: MGKYTKIGHIVRIHQMLSAWRKKKTLRSDVPPGHVVMCVGSNGRRFVVRTTYLNHPIFRQLLREAEEEYGFANQSGPLAIPCDESVFEEILVFVSRAESGLKRSHRGSIRSQDFGFSRESQPLLYAY; the protein is encoded by the coding sequence ATGGGGAAATATACTAAAATTGGGCACATTGTCCGAATCCATCAGATGCTGAGTGcatggagaaaaaaaaaaacgctccgGTCTGATGTGCCGCCCGGACACGTGGTTATGTGCGTGGGGAGCAACGGCAGGAGGTTCGTTGTTCGTACGACGTACCTGAACCACCCCATCTTTAGGCAGTTGCTGAGAGAGGCGGAGGAAGAGTATGGATTCGCCAACCAATCCGGGCCGCTGGCTATTCCTTGCGACGAGTCGGTTTTCGAGGAAATACTCGTGTTCGTGTCCCGAGCTGAGTCTGGCTTGAAGAGAAGCCACCGTGGGAGCATCAGGAGCCAGGATTTTGGTTTCTCACGCGAATCTCAACCTTTGCTTTATGCCTATTGA